In Chondrinema litorale, the DNA window CAATAGTTAAGAAGATGATTTTGGTTGGAGTAAAAAAGGGACTTTCTTCTAAAGAAATAAAAAGAATAAAAGTACTTAATGTAACAGCATATGTTGCTTTAATACACGCCATTTTCTTCCTTTATTTTGACTATTATACCAATAGCCTAGATCAGGCTAAATTAATAACCTTAATCCTTGAGGGCATTTTCTTCGGTTCGATTATTTACCTCCAACGATTAGGATATTTCAAGTTTTCTAGAATTCTATTTACTGTTACGGTTTTCTCTAATCTTTTCTTTCATTGCAATTACGCATTTAAAGGATATTATGGAGAATATCAGTATTTAGTTATACCACTATTCTCATTATTTTTCTTTGACAAAAGATACATTCATTATGGTTTACTCATTTTGTCTATCATTGCCTTTTACGTTCCCAATTATTATCTAAATATTTATCCTGAACAGTATTTTGGTTATTTGAATGTGCTGTTTCTGTTCGCAGGTATTTTCCTAATTATCAACTTTTTTAAAAACGTAAATGAGCGAAATGAGAAAAAATTGGCAAAACAGCTTTTAAAAAACCAACAGATGAAGCAAATTCTGGACGTGAAAAACAAAGAATTGCAATCACTAAATAATTTTCAAAATCACTTTTTTGTAAATATTGCCCATGAGATGGGCACCCCAATAACCCTTATTAAAGGGCAAGCTGGTTTATTAGCAAAAAAAATGGATAGGAGAAAAGAACATTTCCCAGAAATTCACAAATTAAACTATCAAATAGACAAGCTGGAAGGTCTTCTATATAATATAAGAGACATTGCTAAAATGGAAGCCGAAACATTAGTATTGGACAAAAAAAACATATCTGTTAATCAAATTGCCCAAAAAGGATTTCTCGAATTTCAACCGTTGTTTGAAGAAAAAGGCATCAATTTAAGTTTGAGTCTATTTCATCGTGATCTAATGGTAGAGGCTGATGTTATCTATTTGGAAAGAGTGTTAAGTAATGTTCTTTCAAACGCATTTAAATATACCGAAAAGGGTGGTCAGGTGGATATCAAAGTAAACATGGAGGACAGTTTGGTCTCCCTTATTGTTACAGATAATGGTATTGGGGTACCATTAGATGAATTAACTTCCATTTTTGAGCGATTCTATCAATCTCATAATCATATTAACAAAGCGAATGGTAGTGGCATTGGATTGGCTTTTGTTCAAGAAATCATAAAGCTACATGGTGGTAAAGTGAAAGCTTACCCAAATACCCCAAACGGTTTGGTAGTTCAAATGGACTTTAACAAAGTAAATCCTATCCAAAATATACCTGAACCACTTGAAGTAGTTACTCTTCCTTTAAAGAAATCTCCAACTATTAAAGATAAAACCATATTGTTAGTAGAAGATAATACCGAAATGAGATATTATCTAAAAACAATTTTAAATGAATATACCATAATCGAATCAAGTAATGGAAATGAAGCTCTTGCCGTCCTAAATAATAATACACCTATTGATGCTATAATAACCGACTTTATGATGCCAGAAATGGATGGAGAAGAGTTTGTGAAAATTTTAAAAGAAAAAGGTGATAGGTTACCTATTATTATGATTACTGCAAGGTTGGATGTAAAAAGTAAACTAAAGATGCTAAGACTTGGTGTTGATGATTACCTAAATAAACCCTTTATGGAAGAAGAGTTATTATTGAGGTTGAACAATTGCATTAGAAACTATACTTCCGCACAGCAATATCGTAAAAAGACAGACACAACCGAACCTCTTGATCAAGAAAATAAACTTGTAATTGAATCCAAAGCATTAGTATTAAAAAATATACACAATGCATATTTTGGTGTGGCTCAATTGTCAGATGAATTAAAAGTTTCTGAAAGAACGCTTCACCGAAATTTAAAAAAGGAAACTGGACTAAGTCCAATCCAATTCATTCGTGAGTTAAAGTTATTGCATGTGAGAGAAATTGTTGAGAATAATAAATTTACTTCTCTGCAAGAGTTAGCGCTTTCTGTTGGTCTAAGCAATGGTATCTATTTGAATCAATTATATAAAGAAAGATTTGGTAGAGCTATACAAGACGATTAACAAGTTATCGTAAGCGTCCGGTTTCTAATGTGGAATGGCTGAAATGGAAAATGCCTTATTACAATAAGTTTTAAGTCACTGTAAATCAGTTATATACACTTAATAAAATGGCCTTTTTGCTTCTGTCTGATTTTGTATTCCTTGCTTACCGAAATGGTAAATAAGAATCTGAAATTTAGCCAATTTGCCGCTGTTATTTTGTCAGAAAATTGATAGGCATCTCATTGGGTGCATATGTTAACTTTAATTACAAAATAATGAAAAAGCCAATTATTAAGTCAATCGCTTTATTTAGCTTAGGCTTAACACTATTCTTCTCTTGTCAAAAAGATGATGAGCCTGAACCACAAATTAACAATGCTCCAACGATAAAAGACCAAAGTTTTGATGCGTCTGAGGATATAGCAGATTCTGTTATAATCGGTAAACTTGTTGCCGATGATATTGATGATGACATATCAAATTTTGAAATTACACAAAACAGTTCCCAATCCTTGTCAGCTGGTACAGGATCAGGTCAGTTATCGCTTGACGACATCTTGTTTGAAATAAATAAGAATGGCGAACTAAAATTAGTTGATGGTAAACAATTGGATTATGAGAAAAAAACCAAGCATGATTTAATTGTTGAGGTAAGTGATGGAGAACTTTCAACGGCGGCAAACATTACTGTTAATGTACAAGATGTAGCAGAAAATGGGAAACCTGTAATCGATGCCCAATCTTTCACTATTGCCGAAAATAGTCCTTTGGGTAGTACTGTTGGAACGGTGATAGCCTCTGACCCTGATGGCGATGATTTAGTTTATTTTTGGTCAAGTGGACAAGAGACCAACCCTGCCCTTTCTACTTTTAAATTATCTGGAAATCAAATCAAGACTATCGACATAAATGACCATCAAGGCGTACTAAACTATGAAAAAAAGGATAGTTATACTGTTGATGTTACCGTGGGTGACGGAAAATTAAGTAAAAGAGGAACAATAACCATAACTATTACAGATGTAAATGATGCGCCAACTTTTGATAGTAACTTAATTACAACCCTTACTGCTCCAGAAGATACTGGAGAAACCGAAGACATCGGCAATTTTACAGCAACCGATGAGGATGGCGACCAGTTGTCTTTTAGTTTGAAAAATGACACTGACGATTTATTTGAAATAAAAGCAAGTGGAAGGTTAGAGTTACAGTCAGGAAAATCGTTGGATTTTGAGACAAAGACTTCGCATACACTCACAGTAGTTGTAACTGATACAGAAGGTGCTACTGATGAATTAGATATTACCATAAACGTTACCGATGTAGACGACATACCTCTTACAGGGATTATGGTATCCACGTTGGCAGGTAGTACTAGTGGCTATCTAAATGGAAAAGGAGCTGGGGCAAAGTTCTTTATGCCACAGGGTCTAATTCTGAATAATAATGGTGATTTAATAGTTGCAGATAGAGAAAATCAAATGACCCGTACTGTTACTCTTTCAGGAGAGGCTTCTTTCCATGCAGGAGCTATGGGTTCATTAATTAAAAACCCTCAGGATGTAATTCAAGATAACGATGGAAATTATTATGTTTCAGATTGGGTTCAAGAAGTTATCTTCAAGCTTACTCCAAAAACTACACTAAACGGTTATGACATTACCATTTTTGCAGGACAGAGAGGTAAGGCTGGTTTTGCGGACGGAACTTCTTCTATTGCACAATTCTTTAATCCATCAGGAATGGCATTGGCTGCTAATGGTGATTTATATGTAGCCGATAGAGATAATAACAAGATTCGTAAAATTACTCCTTCTGGAGTGGTAAGCACATTTGCTGGTGGAGGCTCGTCAGGTGATAACGATGGTACCGGAATTAACGCTTCTTTTACTCAACCTACAGATATAGATTTTGATTCTAATGGAGACTTAATTGTAGTAGACTATGGAAACCATAAGATTCGTAAAATAACGCCATCCGGTGTAGTAACTACTATTGCTGGTAGCACACAAGGAGATTTGGATGGCAATGGTACCAATGCACAATTTAACTATCCATACCAATTAACAATTGATCAACAGGATAATATCTACCTAACAGATATGATGAACCGTAAATTAAAAAAAGTATCTGCTACAGGAGAAGTTACCACTATTGCAGGAGGAGGCTATGTAGAAAGTGATGGTGATGCAAGCGTTGCTAGTTTTTCAGCAGTCCATGGCGTACAAATAGACAATACAGGTTATAACTTATATCTCACCACAAACAAAACCATAAGAAAAATTAGCTTTCCCGAATAAGTAGTCTATGTATGAATTACGCTAGGATTTGAAAAAAACCTAACTCTTATCTAAAACTTCAATATTAATAATTTCCATTTATATGAAAACAAAAACATACATTTTAGTAATATTTTGTTTTGTGTGTAATCTAATTAAAGCACAGGACATTAAAAGTCAGACAGAAGAACTCAATACAATAAAAGAAGGAAACTATACTGCCTATCTTACCCATAAAGAAAACGGCAATTACAAGGGTGGTATGGAAAACCTTGATTATGTTATAAAAGCCAAAGAAGATTACAAAATACAACCCGGAGTGCATAAAGAAGTCTATTTTATTAGGGGAGGTAATCCAGAAAGACGTGATAGCCAAACCACTCTAATGTTTTTACCCGACAATGAAGCTTTTCCTGTTACTTATATTGAAAGATTTTACGAGGGTAATAAAGAGATGCAAGAAGAACTTGGCTATGTACAACGAGTAAACAGGCATGCAGATGGAAACAGGCTGGTTTTCTTAGATGGTCGTATCTACATTATAAGTAATTGGCAAGATAAAGACAATTATGATTTACAAGCAGTACTTGAATTTGAAGAAAAACCTATGACCATGCTCAGAATGATGAAGCTAAATACCAAATCTCCAAAAAAGATGGCTGAGCTTCAACCTCAAGAAAAATTACAGGCGTATTTAGATGCTGCAAGTAAGAAGCAAAATGAGGTATATGCTAAATGGATAAAAGATCCTGTTAATAAAAGCTTTATGAATAATCAAAAGGAAAAGGCAGAGTTAATGAGCAAGAGCATTACCCAACAGACAATAGATTGGCGAAATTCTGAAGAATACAAAAGAATTCTTGCCAATAATAGAATGGCAGATGAGGCAGCAGCGAAATCTAAAGTACAAGTTAAAAACAACACGAAATCGACAATTTATATTTCTGCAGGTTCTGTAGCTGGAAGCTTTAGTTCAATTAGTCCATCTGGTAGTACTACTATGGATTGCAAAGAGGATTTGTATTATAGTTTTGAAGGTA includes these proteins:
- a CDS encoding response regulator, with the protein product MESIVKKMILVGVKKGLSSKEIKRIKVLNVTAYVALIHAIFFLYFDYYTNSLDQAKLITLILEGIFFGSIIYLQRLGYFKFSRILFTVTVFSNLFFHCNYAFKGYYGEYQYLVIPLFSLFFFDKRYIHYGLLILSIIAFYVPNYYLNIYPEQYFGYLNVLFLFAGIFLIINFFKNVNERNEKKLAKQLLKNQQMKQILDVKNKELQSLNNFQNHFFVNIAHEMGTPITLIKGQAGLLAKKMDRRKEHFPEIHKLNYQIDKLEGLLYNIRDIAKMEAETLVLDKKNISVNQIAQKGFLEFQPLFEEKGINLSLSLFHRDLMVEADVIYLERVLSNVLSNAFKYTEKGGQVDIKVNMEDSLVSLIVTDNGIGVPLDELTSIFERFYQSHNHINKANGSGIGLAFVQEIIKLHGGKVKAYPNTPNGLVVQMDFNKVNPIQNIPEPLEVVTLPLKKSPTIKDKTILLVEDNTEMRYYLKTILNEYTIIESSNGNEALAVLNNNTPIDAIITDFMMPEMDGEEFVKILKEKGDRLPIIMITARLDVKSKLKMLRLGVDDYLNKPFMEEELLLRLNNCIRNYTSAQQYRKKTDTTEPLDQENKLVIESKALVLKNIHNAYFGVAQLSDELKVSERTLHRNLKKETGLSPIQFIRELKLLHVREIVENNKFTSLQELALSVGLSNGIYLNQLYKERFGRAIQDD
- a CDS encoding cadherin domain-containing protein, translated to MKKPIIKSIALFSLGLTLFFSCQKDDEPEPQINNAPTIKDQSFDASEDIADSVIIGKLVADDIDDDISNFEITQNSSQSLSAGTGSGQLSLDDILFEINKNGELKLVDGKQLDYEKKTKHDLIVEVSDGELSTAANITVNVQDVAENGKPVIDAQSFTIAENSPLGSTVGTVIASDPDGDDLVYFWSSGQETNPALSTFKLSGNQIKTIDINDHQGVLNYEKKDSYTVDVTVGDGKLSKRGTITITITDVNDAPTFDSNLITTLTAPEDTGETEDIGNFTATDEDGDQLSFSLKNDTDDLFEIKASGRLELQSGKSLDFETKTSHTLTVVVTDTEGATDELDITINVTDVDDIPLTGIMVSTLAGSTSGYLNGKGAGAKFFMPQGLILNNNGDLIVADRENQMTRTVTLSGEASFHAGAMGSLIKNPQDVIQDNDGNYYVSDWVQEVIFKLTPKTTLNGYDITIFAGQRGKAGFADGTSSIAQFFNPSGMALAANGDLYVADRDNNKIRKITPSGVVSTFAGGGSSGDNDGTGINASFTQPTDIDFDSNGDLIVVDYGNHKIRKITPSGVVTTIAGSTQGDLDGNGTNAQFNYPYQLTIDQQDNIYLTDMMNRKLKKVSATGEVTTIAGGGYVESDGDASVASFSAVHGVQIDNTGYNLYLTTNKTIRKISFPE